The Novosphingobium kaempferiae genome includes a window with the following:
- a CDS encoding MoaF-related domain-containing protein yields MTTAIFPMAGLSFEVDYGDLNATNAYDSDGLSMTYAITAGASEGATGTVSFEWRSLPGGAYAISWQEADGATVTHIDDFEGQRSLSFYTTPDLQFYRLEGSLKPFAS; encoded by the coding sequence ATGACGACAGCGATCTTTCCGATGGCGGGCCTGAGTTTCGAGGTCGATTACGGTGATCTCAATGCGACGAACGCCTACGACAGCGATGGTCTGTCGATGACATACGCGATCACCGCGGGAGCATCCGAAGGCGCGACAGGCACCGTTTCGTTCGAGTGGCGAAGTCTGCCTGGAGGAGCCTATGCGATCTCGTGGCAGGAAGCGGATGGCGCGACAGTCACCCACATAGACGATTTCGAGGGACAGCGTTCGCTCTCGTTCTACACGACGCCCGATCTGCAGTTCTACCGCCTCGAAGGATCGCTGAAGCCATTCGCGTCCTGA
- a CDS encoding helix-turn-helix transcriptional regulator: MVNSDRQEQMPLRAVEGATLLHIFPGLTPKQHEVLRYVSENRTSKEIAWELGISESAVNQRIEGVRIRTGSPPRAELARAYRQYLLEVAAACNPIPDKIPQVPEVQSDPAIGAQDDRAVPLTLSDAMTYTVTAPWQRESYGQVVPEVLDGANAGLSRTAAMVAIAVGMLLAAMVALGVVRALADLI, from the coding sequence ATGGTGAATAGCGATCGTCAGGAACAGATGCCGCTTCGCGCAGTAGAGGGCGCCACGCTGCTGCACATCTTCCCGGGACTGACACCCAAGCAGCATGAGGTGCTGCGATACGTGTCGGAAAACCGGACCAGCAAGGAAATCGCCTGGGAACTCGGCATCTCCGAGAGTGCGGTGAACCAGCGCATCGAAGGCGTGCGCATCCGTACAGGGTCGCCGCCTCGGGCCGAACTCGCACGCGCTTACAGGCAGTATCTGCTGGAAGTGGCGGCAGCCTGTAATCCGATACCAGATAAGATTCCTCAGGTTCCCGAAGTCCAGTCCGATCCGGCAATCGGGGCTCAGGACGACAGGGCAGTGCCGCTCACTCTCTCGGATGCCATGACCTACACGGTCACGGCGCCGTGGCAGCGGGAGAGTTACGGCCAGGTCGTCCCGGAGGTGCTCGATGGAGCAAACGCCGGGCTCAGTCGGACCGCAGCGATGGTTGCCATCGCCGTGGGCATGCTGCTGGCAGCGATGGTCGCGCTTGGCGTGGTCCGCGCGCTGGCAGACCTGATCTGA
- a CDS encoding JAB domain-containing protein produces MAEAASREVLLGVPIASDTSAFHRYLVTRLGSRREECVLVFFFNEEGVYIAEDIYTGGKRSECRIPLRRTVRRAFDLDARRVVLAHNHPSGAARPSGCDIATTAQFRQVVEPLEIRLDDHFIVAGNNVASMRMLGIF; encoded by the coding sequence ATGGCCGAAGCCGCTTCGCGCGAGGTTCTGCTCGGCGTGCCGATCGCTTCCGACACCAGCGCCTTCCATCGCTATCTCGTCACGCGGCTTGGCAGTCGGCGCGAGGAGTGCGTGCTGGTGTTCTTCTTCAACGAGGAAGGCGTCTACATCGCCGAGGACATCTATACCGGCGGGAAGCGATCCGAATGCCGGATACCGCTGCGCCGCACGGTGCGGCGCGCTTTCGATCTCGATGCGCGGCGTGTGGTGCTGGCGCACAACCATCCATCGGGCGCGGCAAGGCCAAGCGGTTGCGACATCGCGACGACCGCGCAGTTCCGGCAGGTCGTCGAGCCGCTGGAAATAAGGCTCGATGATCATTTCATCGTTGCCGGCAACAATGTCGCCAGCATGAGGATGCTGGGCATTTTCTAG
- a CDS encoding TonB-dependent receptor plug domain-containing protein produces MKYRITTAMAAALACMGAPALAADEPADTGNTFGLGQIVVTAPRVQDSDITTTTVNAEAIYDFSRDTLDEAVKLIPGVTSGLSGNSRNERLIFVRGFDRFQVPLSIDGIRVYLPADGRLDYGRFLTPDVAEIQVAKGYVSVLNGPGAMGGAVNLVTRKPEKELDAEARFSLNLDNDVDYAGYTGFVSLGTRHEKWYAQASYARNFTDHWDLSNKFDAARNEDGGERDFSRSEDWRVNAKVGFTPNATDEYAISFTRQEGEKLAPLHVSDTTGLRYWTWPYWNLQNVYFLSNTQLGDIATLRTRIYYNTFKNSLDSFDDARLSTQTRGSSFNSAYSDRAYGGSAQLDLRPSEAERLSISFHYRSDRHREIQQSFPSGAWEPWQTTEETTYSAAIENGYKLTPQLELVAGFSYDWRDLARAEDYTSGAFIYYPIRNGDAWNAQGQLLWTPDADTDVHLSVSSRARFPTIFERFSTRFGGAVSNPNLDAERATQFELGGARQFGPLRVEATGWYAKVDDAIIAFPFIYRTCTPAGVCTDNAVSQSRNVGSGDYYGGEISATAQIGETLRAGANYGWVHRKLDDPSNAAFHPTGVPEHSGFVWAEWSPIPALRVLPSLDVASSRWTVNTAGTRYYKIGSYALANLRVDFDVTDFATLGIGGRNLFDENYTTVDGYPEAGRTLFVSLRLKN; encoded by the coding sequence ATGAAATACCGGATCACCACGGCAATGGCCGCTGCGTTGGCGTGCATGGGCGCACCGGCCCTCGCGGCGGACGAGCCTGCCGACACCGGCAACACCTTCGGCCTCGGCCAGATCGTCGTCACCGCGCCGCGCGTGCAGGACAGCGACATCACGACCACCACCGTCAATGCCGAGGCGATCTACGACTTCTCGCGCGATACGCTGGACGAGGCGGTCAAGCTGATCCCGGGCGTCACGTCTGGCCTGTCCGGCAATTCGCGCAACGAGCGGCTGATCTTCGTGCGCGGGTTCGACCGTTTCCAGGTGCCGCTTTCGATCGACGGCATCCGTGTCTACCTGCCCGCCGACGGGCGGCTCGACTACGGCCGCTTCCTGACGCCCGACGTCGCCGAGATCCAGGTCGCCAAGGGCTACGTCTCGGTCCTCAACGGCCCCGGCGCGATGGGCGGTGCGGTCAACCTCGTCACCCGCAAGCCCGAGAAGGAACTGGACGCCGAGGCGCGCTTCAGCCTGAACCTCGACAACGACGTGGACTACGCGGGCTACACCGGCTTCGTCTCGCTCGGAACGCGGCATGAGAAGTGGTACGCGCAGGCAAGCTACGCACGCAACTTCACCGACCACTGGGATCTCTCGAACAAGTTCGACGCCGCCCGCAACGAGGACGGCGGCGAGCGCGATTTCTCCCGCTCCGAAGACTGGCGCGTCAACGCCAAGGTCGGCTTTACGCCCAACGCGACCGACGAATACGCGATCAGCTTCACCCGCCAGGAAGGCGAGAAGCTGGCCCCGCTCCACGTCTCCGACACCACCGGCCTGCGCTACTGGACCTGGCCGTACTGGAACCTCCAGAACGTCTACTTCCTGTCCAACACCCAGCTTGGCGACATCGCGACGCTGCGCACGCGCATTTACTACAACACTTTCAAGAACAGCCTCGACAGCTTCGACGATGCGCGCCTCAGCACGCAAACGCGCGGCAGTTCGTTCAACAGCGCCTATTCCGATCGCGCCTATGGCGGCTCGGCCCAGCTCGACCTGCGCCCCAGCGAGGCGGAGCGCCTGAGCATCTCGTTCCACTACCGCTCCGACCGTCACCGCGAGATCCAGCAGAGCTTCCCCAGCGGCGCGTGGGAGCCGTGGCAGACCACGGAAGAAACCACCTACAGCGCCGCGATCGAGAACGGCTACAAGCTGACCCCGCAGCTCGAACTGGTGGCGGGCTTCAGCTACGATTGGCGCGATCTTGCCCGCGCGGAAGACTACACCAGCGGCGCGTTCATCTATTACCCCATCCGTAACGGCGATGCCTGGAACGCGCAGGGCCAGCTGCTGTGGACGCCCGACGCCGATACCGACGTGCATCTCTCGGTGTCCTCGCGCGCCCGGTTCCCGACCATCTTCGAGCGGTTCAGCACCCGCTTCGGCGGCGCCGTCTCCAACCCCAACCTTGATGCCGAGCGTGCGACGCAGTTCGAACTGGGCGGCGCGCGCCAGTTCGGGCCGCTGCGCGTCGAGGCTACGGGCTGGTACGCCAAGGTGGATGACGCGATCATCGCGTTCCCGTTCATCTACCGCACCTGCACCCCGGCGGGCGTCTGCACCGACAACGCCGTGTCGCAGAGCCGCAATGTCGGTTCGGGCGACTACTACGGCGGGGAAATCTCGGCGACCGCGCAGATCGGCGAGACGCTTCGCGCAGGCGCGAACTATGGCTGGGTCCACCGCAAGCTGGACGATCCCTCGAACGCCGCCTTCCACCCGACCGGCGTGCCGGAGCACTCGGGCTTCGTCTGGGCCGAGTGGTCGCCGATCCCGGCGCTGCGCGTGCTCCCCAGCCTCGATGTTGCGTCGAGCCGCTGGACGGTGAACACCGCGGGCACCCGCTACTACAAGATCGGCAGCTACGCGCTGGCGAACCTGCGCGTGGACTTCGATGTGACCGACTTCGCCACCCTCGGCATCGGCGGCCGCAACCTGTTCGACGAGAACTACACCACGGTCGACGGCTATCCGGAGGCAGGTCGCACGCTGTTCGTGAGCCTGCGCCTCAAGAACTAG
- the lepA gene encoding translation elongation factor 4 encodes MTELAQIRNFSIIAHIDHGKSTLADRLIQTTGGLSEREMSAQVLDNMDIEKERGITIKAQTVRLNYTASDGLTYELNLMDTPGHVDFAYEVSRSLAACEGALLVVDAAQGVEAQTLANVYQSIEHDHEIVPVINKIDLPAAEPEKVRNEIEEVIGIDASEAVMASAKSGIGIAEVLEAVVRKIPPPKGERDKPLKAMLVDSWYDPYLGVVILVRVIDGVIKKGLAVKFMQGGTDHLVDRVGCFTPKRIDLPELGPGEIGFITAQIKEVEQAKVGDTITTVKQGATEALPGYKEVQPVVFCGLFPVDANDFEKLRESIGKLRLNDASFSFEMESSAALGFGFRCGFLGLLHLEIIQERLSREYDLDLITTAPSVVYRLTMTDGSVKELHNPSDMPDPVKIDFMEEPWIKAVIYTPDEYLGSILKLCQDRRGIQKDLTYVGGRAQVTYDLPLNEVVFDFYDRLKSISRGYASFDYEQTGLQEGDLVMMNILVNNEPVDALSMIVHRSQAEPRGRALVERLKELIPRHMFKVPIQAAIGAKVIARETISAMRKDVTAKCYGGDISRKKKLLDKQKEGKKRMREYGNVQIPQEAFIAALRMGEE; translated from the coding sequence ATGACCGAACTCGCGCAGATCCGTAACTTCAGCATCATTGCCCACATCGACCATGGCAAGTCGACCCTCGCCGACCGTCTGATCCAGACCACCGGCGGCCTGTCCGAGCGCGAGATGAGCGCGCAGGTGCTCGACAACATGGACATCGAGAAGGAACGCGGCATCACCATCAAGGCGCAGACCGTGCGCCTGAACTACACCGCGTCCGACGGGCTGACCTATGAGCTGAACCTCATGGACACGCCTGGCCACGTCGACTTCGCCTACGAAGTCAGCCGCAGCCTTGCCGCCTGCGAAGGCGCGCTGCTGGTGGTCGACGCGGCGCAGGGCGTGGAAGCGCAGACGCTCGCGAACGTCTACCAGTCGATCGAGCACGACCATGAGATCGTGCCCGTCATCAACAAGATCGACCTCCCTGCCGCCGAACCTGAGAAGGTGCGCAACGAGATCGAGGAAGTGATCGGGATCGACGCTTCCGAGGCCGTCATGGCGAGCGCGAAGTCGGGCATCGGCATCGCCGAAGTGCTCGAAGCCGTCGTCAGGAAGATCCCGCCGCCGAAGGGCGAGCGCGACAAGCCGCTCAAGGCGATGCTGGTCGATTCGTGGTACGACCCGTACCTCGGCGTCGTTATTCTGGTGCGCGTCATCGACGGCGTCATCAAGAAGGGCCTCGCGGTCAAGTTCATGCAGGGCGGAACCGACCATCTGGTCGACCGCGTCGGCTGCTTCACGCCCAAGCGCATCGACCTGCCCGAACTAGGCCCGGGCGAGATCGGCTTCATCACCGCGCAGATCAAGGAAGTCGAACAGGCCAAGGTCGGCGACACCATCACCACCGTGAAGCAGGGCGCCACCGAGGCGCTGCCGGGCTACAAGGAAGTGCAGCCGGTGGTGTTCTGCGGCCTGTTCCCGGTCGATGCCAACGACTTCGAAAAGCTGCGCGAATCGATCGGCAAGCTGCGTCTCAACGACGCCTCGTTCAGCTTCGAAATGGAATCGAGCGCGGCGCTGGGCTTCGGTTTCCGCTGCGGCTTCCTCGGCCTGCTGCATCTGGAGATCATCCAGGAACGCCTCAGCCGCGAATACGACCTCGACCTCATCACCACGGCGCCTTCGGTGGTCTATCGTCTGACGATGACTGACGGCAGCGTGAAGGAACTGCACAACCCCTCCGACATGCCCGATCCGGTCAAGATCGACTTCATGGAGGAGCCGTGGATCAAGGCGGTGATCTACACGCCGGACGAGTATCTCGGCTCGATCCTCAAGCTATGCCAGGACCGTCGCGGTATCCAGAAGGATCTCACGTATGTCGGCGGCCGCGCGCAGGTGACTTATGATCTGCCGCTCAATGAAGTGGTGTTCGACTTTTACGATCGCCTGAAGTCGATCAGCCGCGGCTACGCCAGCTTCGACTACGAGCAGACCGGGCTTCAGGAGGGGGACCTCGTGATGATGAACATCCTCGTCAACAACGAGCCGGTCGATGCGCTGTCGATGATCGTCCATCGCAGCCAGGCCGAACCGCGCGGGCGCGCGCTGGTCGAACGGCTCAAGGAACTGATCCCGCGCCACATGTTCAAGGTGCCGATCCAGGCCGCAATCGGGGCCAAGGTCATCGCGCGCGAGACGATCAGCGCCATGCGCAAGGACGTGACCGCCAAGTGCTATGGCGGCGACATCAGCCGCAAGAAGAAGCTCCTCGACAAGCAGAAGGAAGGCAAGAAGCGCATGCGCGAATACGGCAACGTCCAGATTCCGCAGGAAGCCTTCATCGCCGCCCTCCGGATGGGCGAGGAATAA